The Montipora capricornis isolate CH-2021 chromosome 3, ASM3666992v2, whole genome shotgun sequence genome window below encodes:
- the LOC138040183 gene encoding uncharacterized protein has translation MMLYRIRPPLDPLLQLNQNDFRDGRSTTVQVLALRRLTKGVKQKNLTAVITLVNFKKAFDSIHRGKLIKILWAYGIPAKIVQSISDIYSNTSAKVISPDGETDTFNIQAGVLQGDTLAPYLFVNALDYALRKVINGREEDIGFTIHPRRSRRVGPVTIALICFYPSELQSSWSYVAGVHAANMGDVFKAD, from the coding sequence atgaTGCTGTACAGGATAAGACCGCCCCTAGACCCTCTTCTGCAACTAAACCAGAATGATTTCAGGGATGGGAGATCTACTACTGTGCAAGTGCTTGCGCTTAGACGCCTCACCAAGGGGGTAAAACAGAAGAACTTGACTGCAGTTATAACGCTCGTCAAttttaaaaaggcctttgattccATTCACAGAGGCAAATTGATAAAGATCCTGTGGGCATATGGGATCCCAGCCAAGATAGTCCAGTCAATCAGCGATATTTACTCCAACACCTCAGCAAAGGTCATCTCTCCGGATGGTGAAACAGATACGTTTAATATCCAAGCAGGTGTTCTCCAAGGTGACACCTTAGCCCCATATCTGTTTGTGAATGCCCTCGACTATGCCTTGCGGAAAGTGATAAACGGTCGCGAGGAAGATATCGGATTCACTATCCACCCAAGGCGGAGCAGACGTGTCGGTCCTGTCACAATAGCACTCATCTGTTTTTACCCTTCAGAATTACAGTCTTCCTGGAGTTACGTTGCTGGAGTCCATGCTGCAAACATGGGTGATGTGTTCAAAGCAGACTAA